The window GGGGCCGATGAGTTCACATCGGGAACCTCCAGTGGGTGCCTGTGTCCGGCCACCTTGGGTAGAACAAACCCCGCTGTCCGCCACGTAGTCCCCTGCCGCAGGCGGGGGACTTTCGGAAGTACGATCACGTGGTTTGCTGCCCACGGCTTCAGCCGTGGGTGCCCATTGTGGCTTGCAGCAAAGCGAATTGGCGCCGGCCGCTAGAGCACCCGCGCGCGCAGCTCTGGCGAGGGCACGATGCACGTGGTGCTGGCGCCGAACAGGCGGTACCGCACGCGCGCGAAGAGCCGGTACTGCAGGTTCAGGAGCACCAGCGGGACGAAGCGCAACAGCACCGCGACGCGGAACAGCGCTGGCCAGATCAGGCGCCCCGCCGCGCCGTCCAGGTGCAGGCGCTCGCGCTCCGTGCCCGCGTCGGTCACGAGGTAGACGCTGTCGATGTCGGTCGGGTCGTGCTGGTTCCGCGTGAGGATGGCCTGGCCCAGGGCGGACTGGATGTGCACGAAGAAGAAGCGCTCGGCGCGATCGTGCTTGGCGATGGTGGCGACCAGGCGGTTGCAGAAGATGCACAGCCCATCGACGAGGATGATCGACTTGCCGAGCGCCGCGGTGGGGAGCTGCGCGCCGGAGGTGAGCGTTGCGGTGTCCATGACCTCTCCACGCGCGGCGGCAGGGATCGGTTACACATGCCTTGGACCCGAGCTACTTCGCGCGCGTGCCAGGGGCGACGTCGTCGCTCGCGCCCAGCAGCCGCAGGCCGCCTTCCACGTCGGTGGCCAGGATCATGCCCTGCGACATGAGCCCCGCGAGCTTGCGGGGGGCCAGGTTGGCCACCACCACCACGCGCTTGCCCAGCATCTGCTCCGGGCTGAAGTGCTCGGCGATGCCCGCCACGATCTGCCGCGGCGTGCCTTCGCCGAGGTCCACCTCGAGGCGCAGCAGGCGGTCCTTCTTGGGCACCTTCTCGGCGCTGAGCACCAGGCCCACGCGCAGGTCCACCTTGGCGAAGTCGTCGAACTCGATGGTGCCGTCACCTGCGGACGCCGCGGTCTCGCTGGCCTCGGCCGCGGGCGCCTTGCTCTCTTGCGCCTGCGCGGCCTTGGCGCGCTTCTCGGCCTTGGTCGGCTTCGGGGCCGCGTCGGCCGCCGCCTCGGGCACCAGCCGCGCCAAGAGCGCCTCTTCCTGCTTCGCGTCGATCTTCGGGAATACGGGCTTGCCCGCGGTCACCTCGGTGCTGGCGGCCAGCTCACCGAAGCGCGAAGGCCAGGCGTCCACGCCCACGGCCGGCACCAACGGCCCGAGGCCGATCTGCGCGCGCAGCTCGTTGGCCTTGTTGGGCATCACGGGCGCCAGCATCAGCGACAGGAAGCGCACGCTCTCGAGCGTGACGTAGGCCACCTCGGCCAGGCGCCCGAGCTTCGCCTCGTCCTTGCTCAGGTTCCAGGGCTCCTCGTCGTTCACGTACTTGTTGGCCGCGTCGATGAGCTCCTTGATGGCGTCGAGCGCGCGGTTGATGTTCACGCCGTCGAGGCTCTCTCGCACCTGCGTGGCCACCGACTCCGCCAGCGCGGCCAGCGCTGCGTCGGCCCCGGTGAGCGTGCCCACGGCGGGCACCTTGCCGTCGAACTTCTTCAAGAACGGCAGGATGCGGTTCAGCAGGTTGCCGAGGCCGTTGCCCAGCTCGTTGTTGTAGCGAGCGATGAGGTTCTTGTGGTTGAAGTCGCCGTCCTGCCCGAAGCTCACCTCGCGCAGGAAGTAGTAGCGCAGGATGTCGCTGCCGAAGGCCTCCACCAGCGGCGCGGGCGGCAGGAAGTTGCCGAGGCCCTTGCTCATCTTCTCGCCGTTCACCGTGAGCCAGCCGTGCGCCCACACCTGCGAGGGCAGGCGGATGCCGGCGCTCATCAGGAACGCGGGCCAGAAGATGGTGTGGAAGCGCAGGATGTCCTTGCCCACGATGTGGACGATGTTCGCGTCGGCGCCCCAGAACTCGTCATACAGCGGCGCTTCGCCGGGCTCGGCTGGTCCACCCAGCGCGGAGAGGTAGTTGGTGAGCGCGTCCAGCCACACGTACATGACGTGGCTGGGCTCGTTCGGCACCGGGATGCCCCACGAGAAGCTCGAGCGCGAGATGCTGAGGTCCTTGAGGCCACTCCGCACGAAGCTCTTCACCTCGTTGAAGCGGCCCTCGGGCTTCACGAAGTCGGGGTGCGCGTCGTAGTAGGCGAGCAACTTGTCGGTGTAGGCGCTCAGCTTGAAGAAGTAGCTCTTCTCGCGGATCTTCTCGACCGGCTTCTTGTGGTCCGGGCAGATGTTCCCCTCGAGCAGCTCCTTCTCGGTCTTGAAGCTCTCGCAGCCCACGCAGTACCAGTCCTCGTAGTCGGCCAGGTAGATGTCGCCCGACGCCACGAGCTTCTCCCACAGGCGCCGCGCGCCCTGCTTGTGGCGCTCCGACGTGGTGCGGATGAAGTCGTCGTTGGTGATGTCGAGCAGCTTCCAGGCTTCCTCGAACGGCGGCACCATGCTGTCGACGAACTCCTGCGGCTCGCGGCCCAGCTCCTGGGCGCGGCGCTCGATCTTGAGCCCGTGCTCGTCGAGGCCCGTGAGGAAGCGCGTGGGCTGCCCGCGCAGGCGGTGGTAGCGCGCCAACATGTCCGCCGCCGCCGTGCTGTACGCGTGCCCGATGTGGGGCTTGTCGTTGACGTAGTAGATCGGGGTGGTGACGTAGAAGGGCTTCATGGTGCGCTCGGCTCTCCGGGACTGGCCTGTTACCAGGATTCCGGGGCATGGGCACCCCCCCGCTCGAGCGAGCCCGCGTGTTCGTCGTCACTCGGGCAGGAACCGCACGCACTGCTCGTCGGGCAGCGTGGGCTCGCGGGTGACGCGCAACAACGCCTCCCCGCGGTAGCCGCGAATCGCGATGCGGTACTCGCCGCGCACCACCTCGCTGGGATCGGCCGAGCGGAAGAGGGGCCGGCGTTCGAACACCACGGGCAAGAACGAACACTCGCGGCAGACGGGAGCCAGCTGGGGGCAGCGTCGTTCCTCGAAGGTGATCAGCGCGCCGCGTCCCTCGTGCGTGGTGGAGGAGGCCAAGAAGTTGAACGCCACCACCCACTCACAGCGCATCGAGCCGGTTCCGTGCCAGTACCCTGCCACCTCGGCGATGTCGGCGACATTGACCTGAACCGGGATGCACAAGTCGATGTAGTGGAACGCGCCTCCGAACTCGCGCGGATCACAGTCGTCGAGTGACAGCGGCCCGAGGTCCACGCCGATGTCGGCGGAGCACTCGACCGGCCCAGCGTCGGTGCGTTCGCCCACTTCGTGGCTCAGCGCGCAGCCAGCCCCGAGTGCGGCCAGCGCGACCACGACGAAGGCCACACGTCCCGTCACGGTGGCATCACCATCCGAGCGGTGAAGCCATCTACACACGGCTCCATGTCTGCGCACCCTGAGTCGTCACTTGGGCGGAACATCCGATAGACGACCCACGGGGGGATGCTCCCCTCGCCAGGGTCGGTGTAGGGATCACCGCGGTCGGGGTCGGTGCCTCCGCTCACCACGACCAGCCAGTAGCCACTGCACTCTCCGAACTGCGCTGACGAAGCGCCGAGAAGCAAGTGCCCTTCATCTATCGCCAACTCGCTGGAGTAGTAGAGCGTCGCGCGATCCAGCGTGGAGTCGTCGGACGGAAGGTCGAATGGAATGCTCACCGTCCCGATCTGAGCATCCGCAGTCATGAGTGCGCACGTGAAGCCCTCGATTCCAACGCCAACATTGGACATGGAAATTCGCGCTCCGGGGACCATGGGGTCGAAGTCCGAGCAACGCGGATAGTCATCGTAGCCAATCGCGAACGACAGCACTGTGTCGTAGTAGGGGATGCCTGGAGCGCCTACTCGGTCGACGAGTTCAATGACGGGCATCTCGCGGCGAAGGTGGTAACAGTCGTTGGTATGATCACACCCTACCAGGATCAACGTGGCGAACGACGCGGTGATGTGCGTGGCTCGGGTGCGAGTGGATAACGATGTCATATGCCCCAATGGTGCACGACGAACGCCACATGTCGCTTCACGGTTGCATCACCATCCGCGCGGTGAAGCCATCCACGCACGGCTCCATATCCACGCACCCTGGGTCGTCGCTCGGGCGGAACATCCGATAGACGGTCCAAGGGGGGAGGCTCCCCTCGCCAGGGTCGGTGTAGGGATCACCGCTGTCGGGGTCGATGCCGGAGCTCACCACGACCAGCCAGTAGCCGCTGCACT of the Sandaracinaceae bacterium genome contains:
- a CDS encoding DUF393 domain-containing protein; translation: MDTATLTSGAQLPTAALGKSIILVDGLCIFCNRLVATIAKHDRAERFFFVHIQSALGQAILTRNQHDPTDIDSVYLVTDAGTERERLHLDGAAGRLIWPALFRVAVLLRFVPLVLLNLQYRLFARVRYRLFGASTTCIVPSPELRARVL
- the metG gene encoding methionine--tRNA ligase; this translates as MKPFYVTTPIYYVNDKPHIGHAYSTAAADMLARYHRLRGQPTRFLTGLDEHGLKIERRAQELGREPQEFVDSMVPPFEEAWKLLDITNDDFIRTTSERHKQGARRLWEKLVASGDIYLADYEDWYCVGCESFKTEKELLEGNICPDHKKPVEKIREKSYFFKLSAYTDKLLAYYDAHPDFVKPEGRFNEVKSFVRSGLKDLSISRSSFSWGIPVPNEPSHVMYVWLDALTNYLSALGGPAEPGEAPLYDEFWGADANIVHIVGKDILRFHTIFWPAFLMSAGIRLPSQVWAHGWLTVNGEKMSKGLGNFLPPAPLVEAFGSDILRYYFLREVSFGQDGDFNHKNLIARYNNELGNGLGNLLNRILPFLKKFDGKVPAVGTLTGADAALAALAESVATQVRESLDGVNINRALDAIKELIDAANKYVNDEEPWNLSKDEAKLGRLAEVAYVTLESVRFLSLMLAPVMPNKANELRAQIGLGPLVPAVGVDAWPSRFGELAASTEVTAGKPVFPKIDAKQEEALLARLVPEAAADAAPKPTKAEKRAKAAQAQESKAPAAEASETAASAGDGTIEFDDFAKVDLRVGLVLSAEKVPKKDRLLRLEVDLGEGTPRQIVAGIAEHFSPEQMLGKRVVVVANLAPRKLAGLMSQGMILATDVEGGLRLLGASDDVAPGTRAK